GGTTCAATAGCAATTGGATATTTCATCATTGACCCCTCTATTTAATTTCTGTTTGTTTCAGTATCTTTTGCACCAATCCAATGCCCAGATCTTTTTAAGGGTATGGAACGGTAATGTGTCCAGCCTTGCGGGGATGGTTAAAAACATGATGAGAGCCTTTTGAGCCCCGCAATACCCAGCCATCTTTTTCTAATGTCTTGATGAGTTCTTTGCTATTCATCTACGCATTATAAATTTTATACACATCAAACACACAAAAAGGGTTATTGTCCAGAAGGTGGGATGGGCTGTTGCAGTAAGCCGAAGGCGATTCTTATTTGGGTAGCCCTTAATAATTCTGTCAAAATTGGATAAATGTCAGATACAAATAAAAACTCACTAGACCAGGCTCTCCTAGAAGCGGTGACTTGGAATGACCAAGGATTGGTTCCAGTAATCGTCCAAGAAATTGGCAGCAAGGATATCTTGATGATGGCCTGGATGAATCGCGATGCTCTTTTGGAAACCATCCGCTTGGGTGAGGCTGTCTACTGGACTCGTTCTAGACAAAAGCTATGGCACAAGGGCGAAGAATCTGGGCATACCCAGAAAGTAAAAGAAATTCGCTTGGATTGTGATGGGGATACGATTTTGCTGATGGTTGAGCAAAAAGATGGGATTGCTTGTCATACGGGTGAGCATAGTTGCTTCTTTAGGCAATGGGATTCTGTAAGCTCAAGTTGGATCAAAATCAGTAAAACCTGACCCAAGACATTATTTTGGGGCTTTATTTTCAGTTTGCTCTAGTTTAGAATGGTATATACTTTGATATATACCAAGGAGCTAGGATGATGAGCCTAATAGCAAAAATCTTTATGAATGGACGCAGCCAGGCCATACGCTTGCCTGCGGCATTTCGTTTCGAGGAAAAAGAGGTTTTTATTCGGCGCGATGCTAATACAGGTGATTTAATTCTTTCCAGAAGACCTGAAAACTGGGATAGTTTTTTCTTGGCGCTTGCGAGCGCGGATGTTCCTTTGGATTTCTTAAGCCCTAAAGATCGAAATCAAGGTTCGCAAGATCGAGATCCTTTTGCTGGAGTCAATGACTGATGAGATATATGCTCGATACCAATACCATCAGCAGCCTGATTAAGAAAAACCCAGTAGTAAGCAGAAAAATCGCCAGTGTTCCTATGGAAAGACTATGCTTGTCAGTTATATCTGAAGGTGAAATTCTCTATGGTTTGGCAAAAAAGCCAAATGCAAGGAACTTACATTTGGTTGTACAAGAGTTTTTAAAGCGAGTGGATGTTTTGGTTTGGGATACTGATGTAGCGGAGCATTATGGTGTTTTAAGGGCTCAATTAGAGAGTAATGGAAATTTACTAGGCCCTCTTGACATGCAAATTGCAGCACATGCTTCTCAGCTCGGGGCAATTTTAGTAACAAATGACCAAGCTTTTAAAAGGATTCAGAAGCTACAGGTAGAGGATTGGACTGTATAGTCTGAAAAAATATATTAATGAACAAAATACTGAATTCAGACAAAAAAATTGAATCTGGATTAATCCATTTAGCCGATGTAGTTGATCAACGTCGTGATGCATTTAAGGCGGGCCAAACAGATCCAAAAACTTCTTATACCGCTTTACTCTTTTCAAAGGGTGATGACGGGATCTTGAAAAAGATTGGCGAAGAAGCGACTGAGGCTGTGATGGCGGCAAAAGATGCGCGCAACTCTAATTTGGCGGCTGATCAGCAAAAGCTCTTGGTGGGCGAAATGGCCGATTTGTGGTTTCACTGCTTGATTGCTTTGTCTCAATTTAACCTACGCCCGGAAGATGTCATTGCCGAGCTTGATCGTCGCTTGGGTACTTCTGGCATTGAAGAGAAGGCCGCGAGAAAAGCAGTTGGTAAAGAGTAAGTACGGATAAATACGAGAAAAAGTATGTCACACGATCCTAATTGCCTGTTTTGTAAGATTTCTCAAGGTTTGATTCCTTCCCAGAAGGTGTATGAGGACGAGGAAATCTATGCTTTTAAAGATATCAACCCGGCTGCGCCAATCCATTTTCTGATGATTCCTAAAAAGCATATCCCTATGCTGGAGTCGGCGGAAAGCGTAGATGCGCCTTTGCTGGGTAGAATGATGGAGTTAGCACCGCGTCTTGCCAAAGAGCAAGGCTGCCGTCCTGGTAAGGATGGCGGCTTTAGATTGATGGTAAACAATGGTGCGGATGGTGGGCAGGAGGTTTATCACTTGCATTTACATGTGATGGGCG
This is a stretch of genomic DNA from Polynucleobacter sp. JS-JIR-II-b4. It encodes these proteins:
- a CDS encoding type II toxin-antitoxin system HicA family toxin, which translates into the protein MNSKELIKTLEKDGWVLRGSKGSHHVFNHPRKAGHITVPYP
- the hisI gene encoding phosphoribosyl-AMP cyclohydrolase, encoding MSDTNKNSLDQALLEAVTWNDQGLVPVIVQEIGSKDILMMAWMNRDALLETIRLGEAVYWTRSRQKLWHKGEESGHTQKVKEIRLDCDGDTILLMVEQKDGIACHTGEHSCFFRQWDSVSSSWIKISKT
- a CDS encoding antitoxin, which codes for MSLIAKIFMNGRSQAIRLPAAFRFEEKEVFIRRDANTGDLILSRRPENWDSFFLALASADVPLDFLSPKDRNQGSQDRDPFAGVND
- a CDS encoding type II toxin-antitoxin system VapC family toxin, translated to MLDTNTISSLIKKNPVVSRKIASVPMERLCLSVISEGEILYGLAKKPNARNLHLVVQEFLKRVDVLVWDTDVAEHYGVLRAQLESNGNLLGPLDMQIAAHASQLGAILVTNDQAFKRIQKLQVEDWTV
- a CDS encoding phosphoribosyl-ATP diphosphatase → MNKILNSDKKIESGLIHLADVVDQRRDAFKAGQTDPKTSYTALLFSKGDDGILKKIGEEATEAVMAAKDARNSNLAADQQKLLVGEMADLWFHCLIALSQFNLRPEDVIAELDRRLGTSGIEEKAARKAVGKE
- a CDS encoding histidine triad nucleotide-binding protein, which encodes MSHDPNCLFCKISQGLIPSQKVYEDEEIYAFKDINPAAPIHFLMIPKKHIPMLESAESVDAPLLGRMMELAPRLAKEQGCRPGKDGGFRLMVNNGADGGQEVYHLHLHVMGGPRPWKK